The following is a genomic window from uncultured Propionivibrio sp..
TGTACGCTCGTCGCCGCCCGGACACGCGTATCGGTGTAGGAAAGATTGCGGACGATGTTGCCAACCAGGTATTCATTCGGAATGATCACTTCGGTACCGACCAGCGTACGCAGAACCGTGTAGCGCGTGGTGATCTGGGTGATCGTGCCGGTCGTCTTGTCGTCGACGGCGACAAGATTGCCAAGCCGGATCGAGCGGTCGAGCAGGATGATGAAGCCACTGACATAATTGCTGGCGATTTTCTGCAGACCGAAACCGAGTCCGACGGCCAGCGCGCCGCTGAATACGGACAAGGCCGTCACATCGATCCCGACCAGCGACAGGCTGAGCAGCAGTGCCACGACGGACAGAAAAGCCTTGGCCAGACGGGCGACGACCTCGCGCAGATTGGCGTCCATCCGGCTGGCCGCCATCAGCCGGTTCTCGACCAGGCTGGCAATCCAGAGCGCGAGCAGCAGGGTCACCGCAACCGTCACCGCGCCATGCAGGACGATCCAGAGATCGAGGCGCTGTTTGCCAACGACAAAGGTCACCTGCTCCAGCGATTCAACCAGCGGATCGGAAAGCCCCGTCATATCGAGCACCATCCCGACCCAGACCGCTGTCGTGATGAAACGCTCGAACGCGCTCAGAAAACCGCCGTCGGAAAACACGCAACGCAGCACATAGACGATGACGCGAGCCAGCAGCCAGGCCACCAGCAGCGGCACGACAAGATCGAACAGGCTCAGATGCTCCCAGCCCAGACCGCGCAGCACCCTGCGCGTCGCCAGCAACAGGAGGACGGCAACCAGAGGGAACGCCAGGCGCTTCAGTCCGCCAGCACCGAAAGCACGCAACACGCTGCGCTCAGGGTGCGGCCGCATGCAGATCGGCTCGCGCAGATGGCGCGAAATCCACCACGAAAGCACCAGCGCGACGAACAGTACCGACGCCGTCCAGAAAAATTCCGGCGTATTGAGATCGCGCGACAGCGCGTTGATCAACTGAAAGAACTTCTGCTCATTCATCGCCGCTCCATGACCGCTGCAAAGAAGCCGTCGGTTCCATGACGATCAGGTCGCAGCTGCAGACGACCATTGGCGTCCTCTTCAATGACGATATCCTGCTTGCGCAAGACCTCGGCGGCCGACAGCGGGACGAAGTCCGGATGCGCGCCGAGAAAAGCCGAAACGATCGCTTCGTTCTCGTCGCGCAAAAGACTGCAGGTGGCATAGACGAGACGACCGCCGGAGCGGACCAACGACGATGCAGCGTTGAGAATGGCCGCCTGCTTGGCCGTCAGCTCGGCGACGCTCTCCGGCGTCTGGCGCCATTTCAGGTCGGGGTTGCGACGCAAGGTGCCGAGACCGGAACACGGCGCATCGACGAGCACGCGATCAAGTTTGCCGGCGAGGCGCTTGATCTTGATGTCATTCTCGGACTCGAGGCGCGCCGGATGAACATTGGAAAGGCCGGAACGCGCAAGACGCGGCTTGAGCTTGGCCAAGCGCTTCTCGACCACGTCAAAAGCATAGAGCCGCCCTTGCGAACGCATCAGCGCGCCGAGCAGCAGCGTCTTGCCACCGGCACCGGCGCAGAAATCGGCAACCATTTCGCCACGCTTCGGTTGAACGAGGAAACCGAGCAACTGGCTACCCTCGTCCTGAACTTCGATGCTGCCGTCAAGGAACAGCGGATGGCGCGCGAGCGAGGGCTTGCCGGCAAGGCGGATGCCGAGCGGCGAATACGGGCAGGCCTGGGCGGCGATCCGGTCGGCCTGCAGCCGCTCGAGCACGTCCTCGCGCTTGGCCTTGAGCGGATTGACGCGCAGATCGAGCGGCGCCGGTTGTGCCAGGCTGTTCGCCAGAGACTCCACTTCTTCTGCCGTAAACTCGGCCGACAACGCCTCGAACAGCCAGTCGGGCAAGTCGAGGCGAACCGCCGGTGGCAACTCCTCGAGGCGAACCGCCTTGGCCTGCGCCAGCCATTTGGCATCGTTCTCGCCGAGCACCGCGTCAAGCTCGCGCCGATTGAGGCCCTGCGAACAACCAAGCCATGCCAACAGCAAGTGCCGCGAAGACGGCTGCTCACCGCACCGGGCGAGCAGCGAACGCTTGCGTCGCAGCACGCCGTACACCGCCTCGGCAATAAAACCGCGATCGCCGTGGCCGAGCTGGCGATGCAAACGGAAATAGCGGGACACCGTCGAATCGGCGGGAAAGGTCGTGCCGAGCAACTCGGAGAGCAAGGCGGCGGCGTGGTCGAACAGGGCGGGGGTCAAACGCATTTGATTATCACTTCATCATGTAAAGGGGAGCGGTCAGCGCTGCGGGCCATCACCGCCAACGGAACCCAATTGAATATCCGTCGCGACCTGGACCAGGCTGCCGCCCGTGTTGTCTTCATGGCGGATTTTAACCGGCAACAGCAGATAATCATAAGCCAGCCACAGTTCGGTCGTATTCGAGCCCGGCGCGCGCAGGTGCAAAGTACGCACGCGCCCCAGTGGCAACTCGATTTCCTCGTCGCCGACCGCCTCCAGACGATAAACACCGACCTTGCGCCCGGTCGTGATCGTCAGGGAGCGCGCGATATGCGGATCGGGCATGAAGCCAAGATGAAAATTGAATGAAAGCAGATCTTGCGCGCCAGTCTCAAGCGCCAGCGGCTCGCCCTTGCCGACCCGAAGCGTTCCCTGCGCCCAGTCGAAATCGGCAACCTCGTCGCCATCGGCACCGTTGCGACGAATGACAAAGCGCTCGGGCTGCAGCCCTTCCGTCGTCAGCCGGCCGCGACTTTCCATGTCGATCCGGTAACGCTTGAAGAGCCAGACGACGCCGGTGGTTTCGGTGTGCAGCCGTAGCACATAGCGTCCGTCGGCCACCTCCCACTCGCTGACGGCACGGCCGATCTCAAAACCACTGTCGCCGCGGTCGACGCGATAGCGGATCCGGCCATAATCCGGCATCTCCGGCGGCGGCAGGACCTCTGCTGGCGGCGCCGACACCGTTTCGGTCGCGGAAGGCTCTGCCCCTGCCGCCGGGGCCGATTCGGCGGGAACGTGGCTGGACACCAGCCCTTCCGCATCCGGCACCGTCATGACCGGCGTCGCCGCTGTCGCCTCACGGCGCGCACCGTGCCGCGGTTTTTTGACCGGGGTACGTGCCCGCTCTACGTCAGGCGCCTCGCGCAACGCTTTTGGCATGGGCCGCAATTCAGCCTGCAGGGGGATGTCCTCGTTTTCGGTCGGCAGGTCGATATCCGGACCGAATAACACCGCTGCATGCAAGCCGAGCGAGGCAGCAAAGGCGAGGATCAGGACGAAGGGCATGTCGGCGAGACGAGCCCCGGCGAAAGACACTGCGGCGCAGCCAGGCGCACGCGGCCATTGACGAGGCTCAACCGATCCTCGACGAACCAGCGGATCGCTTCCGGATACAACAGATGTTCCTGGACAAGCACGCGCGCCGCCAGCGCCGCCTCGTCGTCGCCATCGACGACCGGCACCGCCGCCTGGGCGATGATCGGCCCGTGGTCAAGCGTCGGCGTGACGAAATGCACGGTACATCCGTGCACGCGCACACCGGCCGCCAGCGCCTGGCGATGCGTATGCAGACCAGGAAACAAGGGCAGCAGCGACGGGTGGATATTGATCATGCGGCCGGCGTAGCGCAGGACAAAATCATCAGTGAGGATACGCATGAAGCCAGCGAGCACGACGAGATCCGGGGAATACACGTCGATGGCTTCCGCCAGCGCGGAATCGAAGGACTCGCGGCTGGCGTGGGCGCGATGATCGATGACGCCGACCGGAATTCCACGCACGCGTGCTGCCGCCAGGCCGGGCGCATCCAGGCGATTCGAAAGGACGGCGACGACAGTTGCCGGCAGCACACCGGCTGCCACCGCGTCGAGAATCGACAGCATATTGCTGCCGCGTCCGGAAATAAGGATGACAATGCGTTTCATTTGAATCCCAAGGCTCCCACCGGGAGGAAAACGGCGGCTGCGACGCTTTGCGTCAGCCGCGTCACGGAACGACCGTGCTTGTCGGCCATGACTTTCGACAGGGTATCGAGCTGACCGATCAGGCGTCCGAACTCGCGTTCGAAGCTTAGATTGGGCTGCACCGGATCAAGTTCATTCGACAGCAGCACGAGTTCGCCGTTGGCGTCGCGCGACGAAGCCAGCTTCCAGATGGCGATCTCCATGTTGCGTGCGCAATTGTAGAGTTTCTGCTCGCTGAGGTCGTCGAGCAGGAAGAACTCCTGCTTGTACTCGAACGCCGCATGGACCATGCCAAGCAGACCGCTCATCAGGGCCAGTACCCGATCGCCGGAGTAGTCGGGCGAGAAGGCGAACAGGGCCGCGGCCCCTTCCCGGCGCCCGCCAAGCTCGGCAAAGTCGAAGCGCCCGGAGAACAGTCGCGCCATTGCGGCGTCGAGATTCGCCTGCCCGGCCTTGCGCCACTCGCGCGGATTGCGACGGTAGAGCTTTTCTGCGATGCGACGCAAGCCGGCAACCAACTCGGTGCGATGCGTGTCGATGACGCGATCGACCTCGGTCTTGGCCAGATAGCGCGCATCGAAATGCGTCTCGCGCTGACCGTCCGAGCCGACGCGCGTGGCGCAGGACGTCAGTAATGTGACCAACACCAGCGGAACCGCACGGTGCCGGAACATCACGCCTACCCCTTCCGGTGCTGCAGCCAGCCGACAAAGGCGGGCACGAGGGAAACAACGACGATCCCGACAATGACAACCGAGAGATTCTGCTTGACCCAGGGCAGATTGCCGAAGAAGTAGCCGACGAGCAGCAGCGAAACCACCCAGAGCGTGGCACCGACCAGGTTATAGACGCAAAAACGCAGGTAGTTCATGCGCCCGACGCCGGCCACGAAGGGCGCGAAGGTGCGAAACAGCGGCAGGAAGCGCGAGAGCACCAGCGTCTTGCCGCCGTGCTTCTCGTAGAACGCCTCGGTCTTCTGCAGCGCCGCCTTGTTGAAGAACAGCGAGTCCTCCCATTTGAAGACGCGCGGGCCGATGTAACGGCCGATATGATAATTGAGCATGTTGCCAGCGGCAGCCGCAACCACCAGCAAGGCCAGCAACACCATGATATTCATGCCGCCGACCGCGGCCAGTGCCCCGGCGACGAAGAGCAGCGAGTCCCCCGGCAGGAAGGGCGTCACGACGAATCCCGTCTCGCTGAAGATGATCGCGAACAGGATCGCATAAATCCAGACGCCATATTGCTGGACGAGCACGGCAAGGTACTTGTCCAGGTGCAGGACGATGTCGATGAAGGCGGCCAAGTATTCCATTGGAGACGGATTCCGAAAAATGGCCGATTCTACAGCAGGCCGGCCGCTTCCCTAAGCCCCCGGCTTGACCGGCGTGTTGGCAAGAACCTGCGCAAGTTCGACCGCCGTCTTGACGCCCATCTTCTCGAACAGGCTCGAACGATGGACTTCGACGGTGCGCATGCTGACATGCAGTTCGTCGGCGATCACCTTGTTGAGCTTGCCGGCGAGCACCCGCTCCATGACCTGGCGCTCACGCATGGAGAGTTGGCTCAGACGGTTGTTGATCGATTCGACCGACGCCGCGGCCGCACGCAGGGACTCGTCGTGCTTGAGCGCCTGGACGATACGGTCGACCAGTTGATTGTCATTGCAGGGCTTCTCGACGAAATCGAAGGCGCCATGCTTGAGCGCAGCAACCGCCAGAGGCACATCGCCATGCCCGGTCAGGAAGATCACCGGCATTGTGCACCCGCGCTCGCGCAGGAGATCAAAGAGCGCGTTGCCGCTCATCCCGTCCATGCGGATGTCGAGCAGGATGCACCCGGCCATCTGCGGACTCCACATCTCAAGGAAGGCCTCGGCCGACGAGAATTCCAGACAGGGAATGCCTCGCGATTGCAACAGCCATCCGAGCGAATCCCGGATCGCTTCGTCATCATCAACAATATGGACGGTTGGGTTCATTGCGGCGCAGTCGGTAATGAAATACTGAAAATGGTACCGCCTTTGAGATTATCTTCAACCCACAGGCGGCCACGATGAAATTCGATGATCGAACGGCAGATATTCAGTCCCATTCCCATGCCTTCCTGCTTGGTCGAGAAGAAGGGCGTGAACAGTCGTTCGCGGACAGACGGCGGAATGCCGGTACCACGATCGGCGACGCGGATTCGCGCGTGGCCATCCTCGGTCAGCGCCAGGCGGATCGTCATGCGGCGGCGCTCCGGCGGAATGTCGTCGCTCATTGCGTCGATCGCATTGCGCATGAGGTTGAGCAGCACCTGTTCGAGCATGACCCGGTCGGCATAGAGCGTCACCGAAATTTCCGGGATCTTGCGGATGATCCGCACGTCATGAAGCTTGGCATCGGCCTCGATGAAGCCGATGCTGTCCTCGATGATCTCGACAAGATTACAGGGAGCGAGTTTCGGCTCGCTCTTGCGCACGAAATCATGTACCCGCCGGATGATGTGCCCGGCACGGCGCGCCTGAACCCCGAGCTTTTCCATGACGGTGCGCAACTCCTCGGAGGAGAAGTTTTCGCCCGAGAGTTTGTTGAGACAGCCGGTGTTGTAACTCGTAATTGCCGCCAGCGGCTGGTTGAGTTCATGCGCCAATGACGATGCCATTTCGCCCATCGTCACCAGCCGGGACGTCTGCTGCAACTTCTCCTGCTGCTGACGCGCCAGTTCTTCGGAACGTTTGCGCTCGGTGACGTCAACGATCGAAGACATCCAGCCGGTCTGCCGTCCGTCGGCATCGATCAGCGGTGCCTCATAAATCAGTGTATCGAAACGGGTGCCATCCTTGCGCATGAAGCGGATTTCCAGTCCTTCGCGCCGTTCTCCTTCCTGGACCAAGGCATCGGTCACCGTCTGGATCCGCTCCATTTCTTCGGGCGGCCAGAACGGCAGCGGCGGCCGTGCGTCGAGCAATTCCGCCTCGCTGAATCCGACCATCTGGCAGAACGCCGGATTGACGTAGGTGATGCGACCCTCAAGATCGCGGGCGCGCATGCCGATCGTCAGCGAATCCTCCATCGCCTTGCGGAACGCGTGCTCGGCGCGCAGCGCCTGTTCGGCCGCGATACGACGCTGGATATGCTTGCGCATCCGCCACAGACTGGCGAGCACGGCAGCCACCAGCGCGATCACCAGGCCGATCAGGACGCGCTGGGCAAAGTCACCCTTGTCCGGATAGGCGTCGACGCGCAAGACAATGCCGAAACCGGGCGGCTCGAGCGGAATCGCATAATTGACCGAAGTCGTCACTTCGCCAAGCTTGGATTTCCCTGCGAGCGAATTGCCGTTGTTATCGAGAATCCGGACCTGGTATTTCTCCGAGAACCACCAGGGCACCAGCTGTTTGAGCAAGGAGTTGAACGAATAGACGCCGACCAGGGCGCCGCGGAAGCGTCCTTTTTCGAAAACCGGCGTGTAGACATTGAACTGATAGCCGGCGTCGGCCGAGTAGGCGTCGGTGTAGAGCGACTTGCCGAGCTTGCCGACCATGTCGACGGTCTGGCGTGAGATATCGTCGCGTTGCCCGTTGCCGGCCGGACGCGTCGAGTTGTGCACCGGATTGATCGCCTGGCGATGCCCCGCGGCATCGACCCAGACGATCTGCTGAAGGTCCGGATTGCTCTTCAGAAGATACTGCGTACGCAACTGGAACAGCGCCACCTTGTGGCGCTCTTGCGCGAGATCGGCGGCCAGTTGTTCCAGATGTTCGCTGTTGCGTTCGATGTGAAAGCTGATGCTCTGTTCGAGCCAGAGCACGTCGGCGATCAAGGTCGAGCGCTGCTCGTCGGCCTCGTTCTGACGCAGCAGGAAATAGAGCGCGACCAGCAGGACGAGCAGCAAGCCCATCGCCAGCTTCAAGCCGATCAGATACCAGTTGGACCACCGGATCGACGACAGGATCTGGCCCTTTTTTCCGCCATTTTTGACCGATGCCGAGATCATGTCCTCACCACCTGCCAGGATTGCGATGCAACAGGCTCCACACCGCGGACAACCGCGACCGCGTGCAAGTACGCAACATTGGAAGCCAAGGATAAATGCATGGCCGGAGTTTACCGCAAAAGGACGTCCCGGTTCTCCCCCGTTCGATTTCGCCCAATACCCGCGCCCATAAAAAAGCCCGCCGTGAGGCGGGCTTTTTGCATGACTACGGTTCGAACGGCTTAGCCGCCAGCACCCATCAGCGCCAGCACCACACCGCCGGCAACCACGGAGGCCACCTGACCCGCAGCGTTCGCACCCATCGCGTGCATCAGCAGGAAGTTCTCGAAGTCCTCGTCCTGCGCCACGCGCTGGCAAACCCGCGCCGCCATCGGGAACGCGCTGATACCCGCCGCGCCGATGATCGGGTTCACCTTGCCGCCCGTCAGAACGTTCAGGATCTTCGCGAAGATCACCCCGGCCGCACAGTCAACACCGAACGCCAGAAGACCCAGACCCAGAATGAACAGCGTCGAGTACTTCAGGAAGTCCGTGCCAACCATCGTGCCGCCAACCGCCAGACCCAGGAACAAGGTCACCGTGTTCGCGATCTCGTTCGACGAGGCCTTCGTCAGACGTTCCACCGCACCCGATTCCTTCATCAGGTTGCCCAGCATCAGCATGCCGATCAGCGGCGTCGCAAACGGCACCAGGATACCCACCATCACCGTCACGATGATCGGGAACATGATCCGCGTCCGCGTGCTGATCTTGCGCGACGCATACGGCATGCGGATCGCACGCTCATGCTTCGTCGTCAGCGCGTAAATCACCGGCGGCATGATGATCGGAACCAGCGACATGTAGCTGTACGCAGCCACCGTGATTGGCCCAAGCATATGCGGTGCAAGAATGCCCGACACGTAGATCGACGTCGGTCCGTCAATCGCGCCAATGATACCGATCGAGGCCGCTTCCTTCTGCGTGAAGCCCAGAATCAGCGCCAGAATCAGCGTCAGGAAGATCCCGAACTGACCCGCAGCACCCAGCAGCACGAACTTCGGGTTCTCCAGCAGCGGTCCAAAGTCGGTCAGCGCACCAATCCCGATGAAGACCAGCAGCGGGAACATTTCGTTGCCCACGCCCATCTCGTACAGAATCTTCAGCATCCCGTCTTCGGCAATCAACGGCGACAGCGGCAGGTTGGCGAGCAGACAGCCCGCGCCAATCGGCAGCAGCAGCAGCGGTTCGTAGTCCTTGACGATCGCAAGATAGAACAGGACAAACGACACGCCGATCATGACCAGCGACTGCCATGTGACGCCATTGACGCCTTTCATGAGCAGGCCGATCGTTTCTTGATCGATCATCTCAGTCCTCCTTGAAGGTGACGATCACGTCGCCGTGACCGACACTTTGTCCCGCCGCCACGCACACTTCACCGATAACGCCGTCACGCGGCGCACCAATCACGTTGTGCATCTTCATCGCGTCCAGAATCGCCACTTGCTGACCACGTGCA
Proteins encoded in this region:
- a CDS encoding mechanosensitive ion channel domain-containing protein, which codes for MNEQKFFQLINALSRDLNTPEFFWTASVLFVALVLSWWISRHLREPICMRPHPERSVLRAFGAGGLKRLAFPLVAVLLLLATRRVLRGLGWEHLSLFDLVVPLLVAWLLARVIVYVLRCVFSDGGFLSAFERFITTAVWVGMVLDMTGLSDPLVESLEQVTFVVGKQRLDLWIVLHGAVTVAVTLLLALWIASLVENRLMAASRMDANLREVVARLAKAFLSVVALLLSLSLVGIDVTALSVFSGALAVGLGFGLQKIASNYVSGFIILLDRSIRLGNLVAVDDKTTGTITQITTRYTVLRTLVGTEVIIPNEYLVGNIVRNLSYTDTRVRAATSVQVAYDTDLEQVIPVLVGIARRHSRVLADPAPGVLVTGFADNGINLELGFWVADPEIGIGGIVSDLNLAIWKAFREHGVVIPYPQREVRLLSDPA
- a CDS encoding DedA family protein is translated as MEYLAAFIDIVLHLDKYLAVLVQQYGVWIYAILFAIIFSETGFVVTPFLPGDSLLFVAGALAAVGGMNIMVLLALLVVAAAAGNMLNYHIGRYIGPRVFKWEDSLFFNKAALQKTEAFYEKHGGKTLVLSRFLPLFRTFAPFVAGVGRMNYLRFCVYNLVGATLWVVSLLLVGYFFGNLPWVKQNLSVVIVGIVVVSLVPAFVGWLQHRKG
- a CDS encoding sodium ion-translocating decarboxylase subunit beta; the encoded protein is MIDQETIGLLMKGVNGVTWQSLVMIGVSFVLFYLAIVKDYEPLLLLPIGAGCLLANLPLSPLIAEDGMLKILYEMGVGNEMFPLLVFIGIGALTDFGPLLENPKFVLLGAAGQFGIFLTLILALILGFTQKEAASIGIIGAIDGPTSIYVSGILAPHMLGPITVAAYSYMSLVPIIMPPVIYALTTKHERAIRMPYASRKISTRTRIMFPIIVTVMVGILVPFATPLIGMLMLGNLMKESGAVERLTKASSNEIANTVTLFLGLAVGGTMVGTDFLKYSTLFILGLGLLAFGVDCAAGVIFAKILNVLTGGKVNPIIGAAGISAFPMAARVCQRVAQDEDFENFLLMHAMGANAAGQVASVVAGGVVLALMGAGG
- a CDS encoding RsmB/NOP family class I SAM-dependent RNA methyltransferase, giving the protein MRLTPALFDHAAALLSELLGTTFPADSTVSRYFRLHRQLGHGDRGFIAEAVYGVLRRKRSLLARCGEQPSSRHLLLAWLGCSQGLNRRELDAVLGENDAKWLAQAKAVRLEELPPAVRLDLPDWLFEALSAEFTAEEVESLANSLAQPAPLDLRVNPLKAKREDVLERLQADRIAAQACPYSPLGIRLAGKPSLARHPLFLDGSIEVQDEGSQLLGFLVQPKRGEMVADFCAGAGGKTLLLGALMRSQGRLYAFDVVEKRLAKLKPRLARSGLSNVHPARLESENDIKIKRLAGKLDRVLVDAPCSGLGTLRRNPDLKWRQTPESVAELTAKQAAILNAASSLVRSGGRLVYATCSLLRDENEAIVSAFLGAHPDFVPLSAAEVLRKQDIVIEEDANGRLQLRPDRHGTDGFFAAVMERR
- a CDS encoding ATP-binding protein, with amino-acid sequence MISASVKNGGKKGQILSSIRWSNWYLIGLKLAMGLLLVLLVALYFLLRQNEADEQRSTLIADVLWLEQSISFHIERNSEHLEQLAADLAQERHKVALFQLRTQYLLKSNPDLQQIVWVDAAGHRQAINPVHNSTRPAGNGQRDDISRQTVDMVGKLGKSLYTDAYSADAGYQFNVYTPVFEKGRFRGALVGVYSFNSLLKQLVPWWFSEKYQVRILDNNGNSLAGKSKLGEVTTSVNYAIPLEPPGFGIVLRVDAYPDKGDFAQRVLIGLVIALVAAVLASLWRMRKHIQRRIAAEQALRAEHAFRKAMEDSLTIGMRARDLEGRITYVNPAFCQMVGFSEAELLDARPPLPFWPPEEMERIQTVTDALVQEGERREGLEIRFMRKDGTRFDTLIYEAPLIDADGRQTGWMSSIVDVTERKRSEELARQQQEKLQQTSRLVTMGEMASSLAHELNQPLAAITSYNTGCLNKLSGENFSSEELRTVMEKLGVQARRAGHIIRRVHDFVRKSEPKLAPCNLVEIIEDSIGFIEADAKLHDVRIIRKIPEISVTLYADRVMLEQVLLNLMRNAIDAMSDDIPPERRRMTIRLALTEDGHARIRVADRGTGIPPSVRERLFTPFFSTKQEGMGMGLNICRSIIEFHRGRLWVEDNLKGGTIFSISLPTAPQ
- a CDS encoding DUF3108 domain-containing protein, giving the protein MSFAGARLADMPFVLILAFAASLGLHAAVLFGPDIDLPTENEDIPLQAELRPMPKALREAPDVERARTPVKKPRHGARREATAATPVMTVPDAEGLVSSHVPAESAPAAGAEPSATETVSAPPAEVLPPPEMPDYGRIRYRVDRGDSGFEIGRAVSEWEVADGRYVLRLHTETTGVVWLFKRYRIDMESRGRLTTEGLQPERFVIRRNGADGDEVADFDWAQGTLRVGKGEPLALETGAQDLLSFNFHLGFMPDPHIARSLTITTGRKVGVYRLEAVGDEEIELPLGRVRTLHLRAPGSNTTELWLAYDYLLLPVKIRHEDNTGGSLVQVATDIQLGSVGGDGPQR
- a CDS encoding response regulator, whose translation is MNPTVHIVDDDEAIRDSLGWLLQSRGIPCLEFSSAEAFLEMWSPQMAGCILLDIRMDGMSGNALFDLLRERGCTMPVIFLTGHGDVPLAVAALKHGAFDFVEKPCNDNQLVDRIVQALKHDESLRAAAASVESINNRLSQLSMRERQVMERVLAGKLNKVIADELHVSMRTVEVHRSSLFEKMGVKTAVELAQVLANTPVKPGA
- the purN gene encoding phosphoribosylglycinamide formyltransferase; the protein is MKRIVILISGRGSNMLSILDAVAAGVLPATVVAVLSNRLDAPGLAAARVRGIPVGVIDHRAHASRESFDSALAEAIDVYSPDLVVLAGFMRILTDDFVLRYAGRMINIHPSLLPLFPGLHTHRQALAAGVRVHGCTVHFVTPTLDHGPIIAQAAVPVVDGDDEAALAARVLVQEHLLYPEAIRWFVEDRLSLVNGRVRLAAPQCLSPGLVSPTCPSS